The genomic region TCGAGTCGTAGGCACGTCCGACTGCCATGTGGATGGTGTCGCCCATCTTCTCGTCGAAGAGGATGCTGTCGGTGAAGCGGTCGATACCGCGGTTCATGCCGATGCCGAGCTCGCCGAGCCGACGAGCACCGTCGTCGGTCTCCAGTATCTCCGTCAGGACGTCCTCGTTCTGGTCGGCGCTGTAGTCGACGACCTCGCCGTCCTCGAACGTGAGGTGGACGTTCCGGACCTTCTTCCCGCGGAAGGTCATCGGCACGTCGAAGAACACCTCGCCCTCGGTGTCGTAGGGAGCCGTGAACACCTCGCCGCTGGGCAGGTTGTGCGAGTCGTAGCGGACCGACGCCGCGGAGTTCACCGCGATGCGGTCCTCGATGGACATCGTGATGTCGGTGTCCTTCTTGACGACGCGGACCTCGCTCCCCTCGTCGAGGATGTCCTTCATCTTCGCCATCTCCCCGGCGAGGGCCTCCCAGTCGCGAAGCACCGCGTCGTAGACGAAGTCCTGGTACTCCTCGTAGGCCATCCCGGCCTGCTGGGCCAGCGACCGGGTCGGGTGGACGGTCGAGACCCAGTCCGTCTCCATGTACGCCTCGCGAATCTGCTGGGACGCCTTCGACTTCGCCTGGCGCTTCTCGCCCGGCACGTCTGCCGAGGCGCTGGTGTTCCGCCCACCGCCCAGCGACAGCGCCACGTCGGCGTTCTCGACCAGTGCGAGCTCGTGGGCCGGGTCGTCCTCGAAGTCGCCGTCGTGTGCCTTCATGTACGCGCGGCTCACCTCGCCGGAGCTGTACATCGTCGCCATGTTCGCACCGCGTTCACCGAGCTTCTCGGCGACCGCGACGGCGAGTTCGTGTGTGCCCTCGCTGACGCTGACGAGGACGTTATCTCCCGCTTCTACCTGCGCGCTCCAGTCGACGAGGACCTCGGCGTGCTCGTGAATCCGGTCGTCCATACGTCGACCGAGGAGCGTCCCTTACAAAATTTGCCCGAAGTGGTGACCGCCTCAGCCCGCCCACTCACCCGGGACGTCGTCACCGACCTGTGACCGCCAGCGCTCGAATCGCTCTGCACACTCGGGGACGTGCTCGACGTGGTCGATGAACCCCGCGCCGCCGTCCGAGACCGGCCCCCCGCAGAACGGACAGCGCTCGGGGTCGTCCCAGACCCGCTCGTCGCGCTGGGTGAACTGGAGACTCATAGGCGGAGGTACGG from Haloarchaeobius sp. HME9146 harbors:
- a CDS encoding aminopeptidase encodes the protein MDDRIHEHAEVLVDWSAQVEAGDNVLVSVSEGTHELAVAVAEKLGERGANMATMYSSGEVSRAYMKAHDGDFEDDPAHELALVENADVALSLGGGRNTSASADVPGEKRQAKSKASQQIREAYMETDWVSTVHPTRSLAQQAGMAYEEYQDFVYDAVLRDWEALAGEMAKMKDILDEGSEVRVVKKDTDITMSIEDRIAVNSAASVRYDSHNLPSGEVFTAPYDTEGEVFFDVPMTFRGKKVRNVHLTFEDGEVVDYSADQNEDVLTEILETDDGARRLGELGIGMNRGIDRFTDSILFDEKMGDTIHMAVGRAYDSNMPEGEEGNQSAVHVDMITDMSEDSFMEVDGEVVQRNGTFRWEDGFEA